The Hermetia illucens chromosome 2, iHerIll2.2.curated.20191125, whole genome shotgun sequence genomic interval actgaccatagggtcaaagttcttactgtacgatacaatgatcttgccagtcctcatgcattcctcgaagacttgggttgaGTAAGAagaattgagaactcttggccgcgttcgagagacgaatcttccaaagaatttttggccccctgcatgaggatggatgatttcgtagcctacataacgacgaaatctatgagcgataccatgaccgtccggttatggacaaaatccggctcaataggttacggttggcaggtcacttaatctgtatggatgaggatgatcccgcccggaaagtctataagggcaatatctatgttagaaaaagaagacgaggcagaccctgcctaagatggagcgatggcgtaggtcaggccgccagacagcttttagggatatcgaattggtggacctcggcgcaaaaccgggatgtctggagttcctcattaaggcaggcctagaccggataccggttgttgcatcgttgatgatgatgatgaatggtgaTTCCCCACCGGCCATTTTGCTACTGGCAAACGCTCGGAAATTTAGGTATCCTTCACTGTTTACAGTGaggtaatttgaaaataaaacttgTAGTGATCTTCATTTCCCAATCCAACCGattaaatcaaaattcaaatttatttattgttacATAATAGATGGATAGGAATACTGAGAATTGAACTAGACTCAAGGTCTTCTGGTAAGTGCACTAGTACTAAGCTACGCACTCCGCTTCAAACGCGCCTTCTATGTATCGTAGTCAAGACAGTAATCGCATTTTCAGCGTTCTGAATATCCTACTCCTCCTGGTCCTATTTCACTTTCCCCAACTTCAACAAACATTAACCACTAACGAGTTGGCCTAACCATTTTTTTaagacaaaaaaagaaaaattttccgTACGTGATCGAACCACAGACCATCGGGTTGCGTGCAGGCTCGCTACCACAGACTACCTTCAGCACATCAGTCTCTCTTCCTTTGTAAGTTGTTAAACGTTACCAACCGGTAGCCGCCGATATATTAAACGAAAGGCAATTCAAATGAATGGTTCGGCGAGGAAAGAAACAAATTTCACTTCATCTCTAAATATTTTCGCAACTTTCGTGCGTGCTTCCTCAGCCGTGTAGTTTTCGCCCCCGGCCACGTTTTCCGTATAATTTTGACCCTGGGcccaaattttctctctacgacccTGGACGAGTGACATCATTTTGAATGGGGTTTAGGAGAGAAATACGATATTTTACTGATACACATTATTACCATTTTATAAGGAATAGTAGTAAGTACAAGAAGTAAGTAGTAGAAAAAGTAATAAAGCAATAAAtgtgtttaaaaatataaaatgtgtATGCATTGATTGCAATAAGCGAATATAAGCGAACTAATTTTCGCCAACCGAATAGGCTTACTTTAGAGTAAGTAGTAGATGGCAGCACTCTTCATAGAGAGCGGTGAAAATCCCTGCTGTTGTTACCGTTTCTTGAGAATACGCAGCATCTTAGTTTTTCCAGTGAACTGAATGGAGTAAAAGATAGCTGAGAAACCCGAAAAAATGTTGACCATGGTCGACTACAATTATTCGTCGAAGTACCTTGAAACCCTTTCCAATTTCCGGAAAGCAAAAAGAGTAAGTAAAGAAGGAACTTCTGATAGAGctcttgaaaatttttcaacttgaatttCATTTTAAGTTCACAGATATAAAATTGCAGATCGAAGATAATGAGATTTTTGCCCACAGAACTGTTTTGTCGGCAGCTAGTCCCGTCTTTACCGCAATGTTGGATGGTAAATGCAACAATTTATTGACAATAATATTTTACATTTGGTTTTTCTTCAAACAGAAAACTACGCCGGTGGTAAGAAGAATAGCCTCGTTCTCTTCTATGAAACAACGGCTCCCGTGACGCAGGCAATTTTAGATTACATGTACTCGGGAAGGCTGGACATCGAGATGAAACATGTAGATTTGCTTCTACGAAATTTGGATTATCTGGAAATGGAAGACGCCAAAAAAGAGTGCGAACGGGCCCTGATAACAAATATAAACTTTGGGAATTGTTTTGGAATTCTTGTCCTGGCAAGTACGTATCCATGTTATATGCATGTATGCTATAGATATAGATGCCCGAAGGGGAATCCCCACTACAAATGCACATGGTTGCCTGCGATCGATATTTCGAAATTACCATTTAGTAGAAACGTAGTTTTAGAAAGGCGGTTTAAATATATGTCCgaacatttaaaatattttgaagtttaCAAATTTATGCAAACTTATGAACAGGGGCTT includes:
- the LOC119648437 gene encoding longitudinals lacking protein-like, coding for MLTMVDYNYSSKYLETLSNFRKAKRFTDIKLQIEDNEIFAHRTVLSAASPVFTAMLDENYAGGKKNSLVLFYETTAPVTQAILDYMYSGRLDIEMKHVDLLLRNLDYLEMEDAKKECERALITNINFGNCFGILVLAII